Below is a window of Geomonas oryzisoli DNA.
TGCACTACCTCTCCTTCGCCACGCTCTACGACGGCCGCGACTACCTGGTGGACCGGCACACCCTGTTCCACCTCCCGGCCGCCTCGGTGTACCGCCACACCCTGGCGCGGCGCCAGGCCGAGAAGAACCTGCGCATCCTCGCCATCGGCAACCCGGACCTGGGCAACGCCGCACTCGATCTCCCCTTCGCCGAGAAGGAGGCCGGGACGCTGCGCTGGAACTACAGCGACGTGACCACCCTGACCCGGGAGCGCGCCACCGAGAGCTGGGTGCGTGAGAACATCGCCAAGTTCGGTATCATTCATCTCGCCTCGCACGGGGAGTTCGACACGGTGAACCCGCTCTTCTCCTCGATCCGGCTGGCAAAGGACAGCAAGAACGACGGCCGTCTTCAGGCGGAAGAGGTGTTCGGGCTGGACATCAAGGCGGACCTCGTGGTGCTTTCTGCCTGCCAGACCGGCCTGGGCGACGTGAAGAGCGGCGACGACGTGATCGGCATGAACCGCGCCTTCCTCTTCGCCGGGACCCACGCCCTGGTTTCCAGCCTGTGGCGCGTTTCCGACGTCTCCAGCGCGATACTGATGAAGCAGTTCTACCGGGACTACAGCCGCAGCGACAAGGCGCAGGCGCTCAGACTGGCCATGCTGCACGTGAGAAACCGTTACCCGCACCCGGGCTATTGGGGGGCGTTCGTACTGACCGGAGATTACAAGTAAAGAACACAACCCGGCCGGATCCGCTCCGGCCGATTCACGGAGGTGAAACCATGAAGAAGCGAGTTTTAGGCGGCGCGCTGTTGCTGCTGACCCTGTGCGCAGGGCAGACGCTCGGCGCCGAGAAACGCTGGGTGGTGAGCGAGGGGACCACCCTCAAGAAAGAGCAGTCGGTAAGTGCGCCGAACCTGGCCGACCTGCCGGTGGGCGCTGAGCTGACCCTCGTAGAGGGTGAGGGGCGCTGGCTCAAGGTGCAGACCGCCGACGGCAAGGAGGGGTGGGTCTACGCGGGACGGGTTTCCGACACCCAGCCGGTCGCGGAGGTCGCGGGCGGCGACGGCCTGCTGGGCGACAGCATGCAGAAGAGCCAGATCAACACCGCCAAGGCGGACAGCGCCCGCAGCGTGCGCGGCCTCTCCCCGGAGACCGCCGCGTACGCCAAGCAGCATGGCACGCCGGAGGCCCTGAAGAAGGAGCTGGACAAGGTCCTGGCGCGCAAGGTGTCCAACAACGAGGTCAATGCCTTCCTCAAGGAAGGTAAAATCGGCGAGTATGCCCAGTAAGGAGGGAGCCATGAACAAACTACGTCTTTTACCGCTGGTGGCGCTCTCCTGCCTGGTTGCGGCCCAGGCCCACGCCGGGTGGCAGGATACGCTCAACAACCTGATGAAGTCAGATTCCAAGGAAGGGAAGATCCTCTCCGGGGCCACCCAGGTACTCTCCTCGTCGCAGGAGATGACCTACCAGACCGAGTGCACCGTAGGCGAGAGCCTCGCCCTGGACAGCATGCAGCGCTTCGGCAAGCCGGTGCAGAACGAGGCGCTGCAGAAGTACGTGAACCTGGTCGGGAACGCGGTGGCCAGAAACAGCCGGCGCTCCACCATCCCGTACCGCTTCGTGGTGCTCGACAGCCCGGTACAGAACGCCTTCGCCGCCCCCGGCGGCATCGTCTTCATCAGTCGCGGGCTCCTCGATGTCCTGGACAACGAGGCGGAGCTCGCCGGGGTGCTGGCGCACGAGGTGGGGCACGTGGCCGAGAAGCACGCGCTGAAAAGCATCCGCCGCGCCCAGTTCCTGCAGGGTGCCAGCGCCATCACCGCCGCCACCATGAAGGGGAGCAAGGGGCAGCAGTTCGAATCGATGGTCGGCGACCTGCAGAACACCCTGTTCGACAAGGGGCTGGACCAGGGGATGGAGTACGAGGCGGACCAGGCGGCGCTGGAGACCACCTACCGCACCGGCTACGACCCCGGCGCCCTGGTGAGCGTGCTGCAAAAGCTCAAGAAGCAGGAGGCAACCGCGGCGAAGAACGGTTCCTGGTTCTCGACCCATCCGCCGCTGGACGAGCGTATCGCCAGGCTCTCGGCCCAGCTCGCCAAGTACCCCTCGGCAGGCTCGGTGAAGCTGCCGGCGCGGTTCGCGAAGTACGTGAAACCGGCCAAGGGTGGCAAAGCATCCAAGTGATGTGAAGACAGTCATAGCCCCGACAACGGGGAACGATTACTGTCATCGCTGTGGCAAGGGCAGGCTCAAAAAGCCTGCCCTTTCTTTTTGTTGTTCTTTCTTCTTTCTGAGACATGGGTACAATTGCCCAGACTATGGTAAAATTAATTGCACTTTGTTAGCCACCTGTCATATATTTGCTTACTATATCATGTGACAAAGACTGGAAGTCGCCCCGGCAATGACAGTTGGCAGCATATGGCAGCCGTCTATAGACCCCGCACAAGCTGCGCCGGACCTAAAGGAGTGGATGCTGAGAGCCGCGCTGATAGTGATACTGTGCCTGTGCCTGGCCGGATGTCAGCGCCCCGTGCAGCACCAGACGGGGGCGCCCCTCCCTCTGCGTCTGGCCTATGCCACCCAGCATGACTGCGCGCTGGTTCACATCGCCGTCGCCCGTGGCTTCCTGCGGGAAGAGGGGCTGAACGTCGAAGCGCACACTTTCGGCTACGGCAAAGAGGCCCTCCAGGCGGTGCTGGATGGGAAGGCGGATCTGGCCACCGTCGCCCAGACACCGGTCACCTTCGCGGCCCTGCAGGGTGAGAGACTTTCTCTGTTGGCGAGTATCTTCACTTCGAACAACAATCACGTCATCATTGCCGACCGTAAAAGTGGCGTCGTTCGCCCCGGCGATCTGAAGGGACGGCGCGTCGGGGTCATCCCCGGAACCACCACCCACATGTTCCTTTCGTCCTTTCTTATCGCCAACGGCTTGAGCATCGAGGATGTCGTCCCGGTTTCCGTGCCCCCGGAGCTGATGCAGGGTACCCTCCTCTCCGGCGAGGTTGACGCGGTCTCCACCTGGAGCCCCATCGGGAAGATCATCACCGGGAGCCTTGGCGGCAGAGGTGTCGTCTTCAAAGACCCCTATATCTATACCGAGACCTTCGTTATCGCAGGGAAGAGCGCCTATGTGGCAGCCAACCAGGAGACGGCGCGGCGGCTTTTGCGCGCCCTGGTCCGCGCAGAGGAATTCGCTTCCGCCCATCCCGGGGAGGCCCAGGCCATTGTGGCCTCCACCTCGTACATTCCCGAGCCCGTGGTCTCGGAGTGTTGGAGCGAGAGCTCGCACAAGGTAACCCTCGATCACGCGCTGCTGATAGCGCTGGAGGATGAGACGCGCTGGGTCGCTAAGCTCGGCCTCGTGCGTGAGGCCCGTATGCCCAATTACTTGGAGTACATCGACCCGCGTCCGCTCTTGTCGGTGAAGCCCGAGGCGGTCGAACTGCAGGTGCTGAAACGTGACCTTCGCCCGTAGACTCAGGATAATCTCGCTGCTCTCCTTCACCCTGCTGGTGATCGTGACGGGGCTACTGGCCTGGTCCTCGCGGGAGCTGGCCGTCACCGAGCGCAACCACGTCGTGGCTGATCAGATCCAGGCCACCGTGTTCCACCGGGTCACCATGCGCGACGAGTACTTCCTCTTCGGCCTGGAGCGCGCCAGGGAGCAGTGGTTCGCACTCAACGAGGCAGCCACCCGCCTGCTGGCACAGGGGCTGCCGCAGGTTGATGACCCCTCCGCCAAGCAGATCCTGGAGAGGAGCCGGCTCGATCTGGCCGATTCGGTGCAGATATCGAAGCGCCTGG
It encodes the following:
- a CDS encoding SH3 domain-containing protein, yielding MKKRVLGGALLLLTLCAGQTLGAEKRWVVSEGTTLKKEQSVSAPNLADLPVGAELTLVEGEGRWLKVQTADGKEGWVYAGRVSDTQPVAEVAGGDGLLGDSMQKSQINTAKADSARSVRGLSPETAAYAKQHGTPEALKKELDKVLARKVSNNEVNAFLKEGKIGEYAQ
- a CDS encoding M48 family metallopeptidase, whose product is MNKLRLLPLVALSCLVAAQAHAGWQDTLNNLMKSDSKEGKILSGATQVLSSSQEMTYQTECTVGESLALDSMQRFGKPVQNEALQKYVNLVGNAVARNSRRSTIPYRFVVLDSPVQNAFAAPGGIVFISRGLLDVLDNEAELAGVLAHEVGHVAEKHALKSIRRAQFLQGASAITAATMKGSKGQQFESMVGDLQNTLFDKGLDQGMEYEADQAALETTYRTGYDPGALVSVLQKLKKQEATAAKNGSWFSTHPPLDERIARLSAQLAKYPSAGSVKLPARFAKYVKPAKGGKASK
- a CDS encoding ABC transporter substrate-binding protein, whose amino-acid sequence is MLRAALIVILCLCLAGCQRPVQHQTGAPLPLRLAYATQHDCALVHIAVARGFLREEGLNVEAHTFGYGKEALQAVLDGKADLATVAQTPVTFAALQGERLSLLASIFTSNNNHVIIADRKSGVVRPGDLKGRRVGVIPGTTTHMFLSSFLIANGLSIEDVVPVSVPPELMQGTLLSGEVDAVSTWSPIGKIITGSLGGRGVVFKDPYIYTETFVIAGKSAYVAANQETARRLLRALVRAEEFASAHPGEAQAIVASTSYIPEPVVSECWSESSHKVTLDHALLIALEDETRWVAKLGLVREARMPNYLEYIDPRPLLSVKPEAVELQVLKRDLRP